In Anseongella ginsenosidimutans, one genomic interval encodes:
- a CDS encoding response regulator transcription factor — translation MSGHNTNIGKPVILLVDDQWEIFDSISDGLDEQYIVLKAVNGRDALDILKEEPVQLIVSDIVMPVMDGYELCKTIKSNFEHCHVPVILLTAKSTLQSKIKGLELGADAYIEKPFSPEYLKAQIANLLANRNKIREYFAGSPLVHIKTMAHSKSDEIFLEKLQEIILENLFNINLNVGHLANMMNMSRPTLYRKIKSISDLTPADLINISRLKKAAELLAEGSYKIYEIANWMGYSSQTHFARNFQKQFGMLPSEYVFKRQDNSASRHD, via the coding sequence ATGAGTGGACATAATACAAATATCGGGAAGCCAGTTATTTTACTTGTAGATGACCAGTGGGAGATATTCGATTCAATATCAGATGGTCTGGACGAGCAATATATCGTACTCAAAGCAGTAAACGGGCGAGATGCCCTGGATATTTTAAAGGAAGAGCCGGTGCAACTGATCGTGAGCGATATCGTAATGCCGGTTATGGATGGTTACGAATTATGCAAAACTATTAAATCTAATTTTGAACATTGCCATGTTCCGGTCATTCTCTTAACTGCGAAAAGCACCCTGCAATCCAAGATCAAAGGCCTTGAACTCGGTGCCGATGCCTATATTGAAAAACCCTTTTCCCCCGAATACCTGAAGGCACAGATTGCCAACCTGCTCGCCAACCGTAATAAGATCCGGGAATACTTTGCCGGTTCCCCACTCGTGCATATCAAAACTATGGCGCATTCCAAATCAGATGAAATTTTCCTGGAAAAGCTCCAAGAAATTATTCTGGAAAACCTCTTCAACATCAATCTCAATGTGGGCCATCTGGCTAATATGATGAACATGAGCCGACCTACCCTGTACCGCAAGATCAAGTCCATTTCCGACCTCACTCCGGCCGACTTGATCAATATCTCGCGGCTGAAAAAAGCAGCCGAGTTGCTGGCGGAGGGGAGTTATAAAATATACGAGATCGCTAACTGGATGGGTTACAGTTCCCAAACCCATTTCGCCCGAAATTTCCAAAAACAGTTCGGGATGCTACCGTCCGAATATGTTTTTAAACGGCAAGACAATTCTGCATCACGCCACGACTAA
- a CDS encoding RNA polymerase sigma-70 factor: protein MSSDDRHLVKSLREEGDMQSCMSAFEQLYNKYHGVLFRTSLKFIKSEELAGEIVQEVFVKLWENRQNLNEDLSFAAYLYTMARNHIFNMLKRSARESRIREQIRMHAATASNSTEDNLLFSEYHAVMNTAIAQLPPQRKRIFIMCRQEGRSYEEVAGTFGISKSTVRDHMVKALKSVREHLYLKTGISMVFGWLIAIFH, encoded by the coding sequence TTGTCATCCGACGATAGGCACCTGGTAAAATCACTTCGCGAAGAAGGGGATATGCAAAGCTGCATGAGTGCGTTTGAGCAGCTTTACAATAAATACCATGGAGTCTTGTTCCGTACTTCCCTTAAATTCATTAAATCGGAAGAGCTTGCCGGCGAAATTGTCCAGGAAGTATTTGTTAAGCTGTGGGAAAACAGGCAAAACCTCAATGAAGACCTTTCTTTTGCCGCTTACCTTTATACAATGGCCCGTAACCACATCTTCAATATGCTCAAGCGAAGCGCACGTGAAAGCAGGATCAGGGAGCAAATAAGAATGCATGCTGCAACGGCCAGTAATTCCACGGAAGACAACCTTCTTTTTTCGGAATACCATGCCGTCATGAATACGGCGATAGCACAGCTTCCGCCTCAGCGGAAACGCATTTTTATTATGTGCAGGCAGGAGGGCAGAAGTTATGAAGAAGTTGCCGGTACGTTCGGGATATCCAAAAGTACCGTCCGGGACCATATGGTCAAGGCACTAAAGTCGGTCCGGGAGCATCTGTACCTGAAAACAGGTATTTCAATGGTCTTTGGCTGGCTGATCGCGATTTTCCACTAA
- a CDS encoding LacI family DNA-binding transcriptional regulator, giving the protein MERKTTIHDIARELNTTAATVSRALNNHPSISAATKEMVRETAARLNYRQNKLASSLRSGRTHTIGVIIPSAEISFFGSVVHGIERVARSKGYRVLLFQSNEDPSCEAEGIEALLQSKVDGIIASVAKETTRYQHYLEVKERNIPLVLFDRVDDSLQVPSVVIDDYKGAYMATMHLIEQGYTRIAHISGQQHIKIFNDRLRGYADALRVRGLPVEDDLIAYGKVSVDSGRDCTDKLLSSAVPPDAIVAVEDFTALGAMQSIKRIGLHIPREIGLIGFANEAFSSYITPSLSTIDQQTIKMGEEAALLFLDLRKKKENGQTNAEKIVLDPVLLIRESSQRINV; this is encoded by the coding sequence TTGGAGAGAAAAACTACCATACACGATATAGCCAGGGAGCTTAATACCACTGCCGCCACAGTCTCCAGGGCTTTGAATAACCATCCTTCCATTAGCGCAGCCACTAAGGAAATGGTGCGGGAAACTGCCGCACGCCTGAATTACCGGCAAAACAAACTAGCTTCTTCCCTGCGTTCCGGGCGTACGCACACCATAGGGGTGATCATTCCCAGTGCAGAGATCAGTTTTTTCGGCTCCGTCGTACACGGCATAGAGCGGGTGGCTCGCAGCAAGGGCTACAGAGTACTACTGTTCCAGTCCAATGAAGACCCCTCCTGCGAGGCGGAAGGGATCGAAGCGCTCCTCCAGTCGAAAGTAGACGGCATTATCGCCTCGGTGGCCAAGGAAACGACCCGGTACCAGCACTACCTGGAAGTCAAGGAACGAAATATTCCCCTGGTATTATTTGACCGGGTGGACGATTCCCTGCAGGTGCCTTCTGTAGTGATCGATGATTACAAAGGTGCGTATATGGCTACCATGCATCTGATTGAACAGGGTTATACACGGATTGCACATATCTCCGGGCAGCAGCATATAAAGATATTCAATGACCGCTTACGAGGATATGCCGATGCATTGCGGGTTCGGGGGCTTCCTGTGGAGGATGATCTAATCGCTTACGGGAAGGTGTCCGTGGATTCCGGCCGTGATTGTACGGACAAGCTGCTGAGCAGCGCCGTGCCTCCGGATGCCATTGTCGCCGTTGAGGACTTTACCGCCCTTGGCGCCATGCAGTCGATAAAAAGAATCGGGCTGCACATTCCCCGCGAGATTGGCCTGATCGGCTTTGCCAATGAAGCCTTCAGTTCCTACATAACTCCGTCCTTGTCTACTATTGATCAGCAAACCATTAAAATGGGAGAAGAAGCCGCCTTGCTTTTCCTGGACCTCCGGAAGAAAAAAGAGAACGGGCAGACGAACGCGGAAAAGATTGTCCTGGATCCGGTGCTGCTCATCCGCGAATCTTCGCAGAGAATAAATGTCTGA
- a CDS encoding galactokinase family protein: MEQTQKIKRTFRELFGASPLIFRAPGRINLIGEHTDYNQGWVLPAAIDKAIYLAIERREDDSIHLFSDDYSEHFETRAGELRRSGKLWPDYILGVVEQFLKDGHSLGGFNIAFGGDIPWEPGCRPPPPWNALPPPL; the protein is encoded by the coding sequence ATGGAACAAACCCAAAAAATCAAAAGAACTTTTAGAGAGCTATTTGGCGCCAGCCCCCTCATTTTCCGGGCTCCCGGAAGGATCAACCTGATCGGGGAACACACAGATTATAACCAGGGCTGGGTGCTGCCTGCGGCAATTGACAAAGCGATCTACCTTGCCATAGAGCGTCGGGAAGACGACAGCATCCACCTTTTTTCAGATGACTATAGCGAACATTTTGAAACCAGGGCTGGAGAACTGCGGCGCTCCGGGAAGCTTTGGCCGGACTATATTCTGGGGGTAGTGGAACAGTTCCTGAAAGACGGGCATTCCCTGGGCGGATTCAATATTGCATTCGGCGGCGATATCCCCTGGGAGCCGGGCTGTCGTCCTCCGCCGCCCTGGAATGCGCTACCGCCACCGCTCTAA
- a CDS encoding galactokinase, with the protein MDQYASIFGKKGHLIKLDCASREHDYVPFAASDLRIVLFDTQVKHSLASSAYNRRREECEAGVGLVKEHHPGVSSLRDVSETMLRQYVKPHDETVYQRCSYVVGEMNRLQEACEHLEENNFRQFGQCMFETHYGLKNQYEVSCFELDLLVEMVETRPDVFGARMMGGGFGGCTINLVRAEAAESLAAEIAGIYHEATGMRLAAYFVSIEDGAGCVTASHA; encoded by the coding sequence ATGGACCAATATGCAAGCATTTTTGGAAAAAAGGGGCACCTGATTAAACTGGATTGCGCCAGCCGGGAACACGATTATGTTCCCTTTGCTGCCAGCGATCTCCGTATTGTACTTTTTGATACCCAGGTAAAACATTCATTAGCCTCTTCCGCATACAACAGACGCCGGGAAGAATGCGAAGCAGGCGTCGGCCTTGTAAAAGAACATCACCCTGGTGTAAGCAGCCTGAGAGATGTCAGCGAAACCATGCTGCGTCAATATGTAAAACCGCATGACGAAACCGTTTACCAGCGATGCAGCTACGTCGTTGGCGAAATGAACCGCCTGCAAGAAGCCTGTGAACATCTGGAAGAAAATAATTTCCGGCAATTCGGGCAATGTATGTTTGAAACACATTACGGATTGAAGAACCAATATGAAGTCAGCTGCTTTGAGCTGGATCTCCTGGTAGAAATGGTAGAAACCCGGCCTGACGTATTCGGAGCCCGTATGATGGGAGGAGGCTTCGGCGGCTGTACCATTAACCTGGTCCGGGCAGAGGCTGCGGAATCCCTTGCAGCAGAAATAGCCGGCATCTATCACGAGGCAACCGGCATGCGGCTTGCCGCTTATTTTGTAAGCATTGAAGACGGCGCCGGCTGTGTTACGGCCTCTCACGCGTGA